A region from the Altererythrobacter sp. H2 genome encodes:
- a CDS encoding CHAT domain-containing protein — protein sequence MVRRGSYAVLMLASALAAPLAAQERPVLLRDSFAIGSGDGILCQVQDRSVGNPARQSPFDRRWAVVCRDSALPVANVYAFRNFEGDPAARIAPHRREAVECSGGTCKVAGTELGWTTRIERSGITTWVADGFSAYDSATSLALRSVIDNAVASGAIDVASTSVADPLAFARVQAETLKPAQALAEGYRRNLGGEYAEAAAYFETLQQRLEGEADSGINPGEFLVNRALQKSNLGEAAEADRLFAEAEGQTAGDPVAERLQRNFEAIHLLNQGQYDSALARLERGLSGRLAGAEELEGRLAINRPLAARLNGDTAGALGFVDELQLSPEERAEIIDAQALQLRGTAQRMGGDFAGARRSLLDAYSRATAVRDGRVTSITRLRAQVLGELATMAEAEGDLALAETYLRNGLAILQAQYPERRAVSAMEARLGELLLDSGREEEALGLYRGLVNRTVGTRNAATGFANRLAPYFRLLAGRVATDPVAAEDFFKATQILVRPGVAETQAVLARQLSARSDEGARLFRQSTDLGRDIERARIRYEALGRAEPAAGTEAMVAEMAQQIALLEQQQQRTQVQLNDYPEYRVVAPRALSLTDFRDALGEGEAYAKLALVGSDIYVFWLDRSGPRAWQVMLEERDLDFEVDMLRASISLFESGQFVTYPYDISGAHRLFNRLFAPVADDLGAVRHLIFEPDGAFLRLPVDILVTDPASVSRYDARVAAGGDEYDFTGVAWLGRGRQISTAVSAQAFVDARKASVSQAAHEYLGLGRNEPIGVDPPPQARAVIAGGSNRCGWSAGIWNQPIDDAELRIARGLIGDAGSEILTRAEFTDSAISARSDLDEFRVLHFATHGLVTPPEPGCPARPALLTSFGSGTSDGLLSFEEIFDLDLDADIVILSACDTAGEASIEATRAAGVGSGGGTALDGLVRSFIGAGGRAVMASHWPAPDDYSATERLISQMFREGPGSTIGDALGRSRLALMDDPLTSHPYYWGGFSLIGDAARPLLREVRLDTALASDLTSGMGQ from the coding sequence ATGGTCCGACGCGGATCCTACGCCGTCCTTATGCTGGCCAGCGCGCTTGCCGCGCCGCTTGCCGCGCAGGAGCGACCTGTCTTGCTGCGCGACAGTTTTGCGATCGGCAGCGGCGATGGAATCCTGTGCCAGGTGCAGGACCGCAGCGTCGGCAACCCGGCGCGACAGTCTCCGTTTGATCGGCGCTGGGCCGTGGTGTGCCGGGATTCCGCGCTGCCGGTTGCCAATGTCTACGCCTTCAGGAACTTCGAGGGCGATCCCGCGGCAAGAATTGCGCCTCATCGTCGGGAAGCGGTCGAATGTTCCGGTGGCACATGCAAGGTTGCAGGCACCGAACTGGGCTGGACCACCCGGATTGAACGCAGCGGCATCACCACGTGGGTGGCCGACGGCTTTTCCGCCTATGACAGCGCGACGAGCCTCGCGCTGCGCTCGGTCATCGACAACGCGGTTGCCAGTGGAGCGATCGACGTGGCCTCGACTTCCGTGGCTGACCCGCTGGCTTTTGCCCGCGTGCAGGCGGAAACCCTCAAACCCGCGCAGGCCCTGGCCGAAGGATACCGCCGCAATCTGGGCGGAGAATATGCCGAGGCAGCAGCCTATTTCGAAACCCTTCAACAAAGGCTTGAGGGCGAGGCTGACAGCGGCATCAATCCGGGCGAGTTCCTGGTCAACCGGGCCTTGCAGAAGAGCAATCTGGGCGAAGCGGCGGAGGCCGATCGCCTGTTTGCCGAGGCGGAGGGCCAGACCGCAGGGGATCCCGTTGCCGAACGGCTTCAGCGCAATTTTGAAGCGATCCACCTGCTCAATCAGGGGCAATACGATTCTGCGCTGGCCCGTCTTGAACGCGGGTTGAGCGGCAGGCTGGCGGGGGCCGAAGAACTGGAAGGGCGACTGGCGATCAACCGCCCGCTCGCGGCCCGTCTCAACGGCGATACGGCTGGCGCGCTCGGCTTCGTGGACGAGCTGCAGCTTTCGCCCGAGGAACGCGCCGAAATCATCGACGCGCAGGCCCTGCAACTGCGCGGTACGGCCCAGCGGATGGGTGGGGATTTCGCCGGTGCGCGCAGATCGCTGCTTGATGCCTATAGCCGGGCGACTGCCGTGCGGGACGGGCGGGTCACATCGATAACCCGCCTGCGCGCCCAGGTGCTGGGCGAGCTGGCGACAATGGCCGAGGCAGAGGGTGACCTCGCACTGGCTGAAACCTACCTGCGCAACGGCTTGGCCATCCTGCAGGCCCAATATCCCGAGCGGCGCGCGGTGAGCGCCATGGAAGCCCGGCTGGGCGAACTCCTGCTAGATTCCGGTCGGGAGGAGGAAGCTCTCGGGCTTTATCGCGGGTTGGTGAACCGCACTGTCGGCACCCGCAACGCGGCGACCGGATTTGCTAACCGTCTTGCCCCCTATTTCCGCTTGCTGGCGGGGCGCGTGGCGACAGATCCGGTCGCGGCGGAAGACTTCTTCAAGGCGACCCAGATCCTGGTTCGCCCTGGCGTAGCGGAGACGCAGGCAGTGCTGGCCCGTCAGCTCAGCGCCCGTTCCGACGAAGGTGCACGCCTGTTCCGGCAGTCGACCGACCTCGGGCGCGACATCGAGCGCGCACGGATTCGTTACGAAGCTCTTGGCCGGGCCGAACCGGCCGCGGGCACAGAGGCGATGGTCGCCGAAATGGCGCAGCAGATCGCCTTGCTCGAACAGCAGCAGCAGCGCACCCAGGTGCAGCTCAACGACTATCCCGAATATCGCGTCGTGGCACCCCGTGCGCTGTCGCTGACCGATTTCCGCGACGCGCTGGGCGAGGGCGAAGCTTACGCCAAGCTCGCACTGGTCGGCTCCGATATTTATGTCTTCTGGCTCGACCGCAGCGGCCCGCGCGCCTGGCAGGTCATGCTGGAAGAGCGCGACCTCGACTTCGAAGTCGATATGCTGCGTGCCTCGATTTCGCTGTTCGAAAGCGGGCAGTTCGTCACCTACCCTTATGACATTTCCGGCGCACACCGATTGTTCAATCGGCTGTTCGCGCCTGTAGCGGACGATCTGGGCGCCGTGCGCCACCTGATCTTCGAGCCGGACGGTGCCTTCCTGCGGCTGCCCGTGGATATTCTGGTGACCGATCCCGCTTCGGTCTCCCGCTATGATGCACGGGTTGCTGCCGGGGGCGACGAATACGACTTTACCGGCGTTGCCTGGCTTGGCCGGGGCCGGCAGATCAGCACCGCCGTATCGGCGCAGGCCTTTGTCGATGCGCGCAAGGCCAGCGTTTCGCAGGCCGCCCACGAATACCTCGGCCTTGGTCGCAACGAACCCATCGGGGTCGATCCGCCGCCGCAGGCCCGTGCCGTCATTGCCGGAGGCAGCAACCGGTGCGGCTGGAGCGCGGGCATCTGGAACCAGCCGATCGACGATGCGGAATTGAGGATCGCCCGAGGGCTGATCGGCGATGCCGGTTCGGAGATACTCACCCGCGCCGAATTCACGGATAGCGCCATCTCCGCGCGTAGCGATCTGGATGAGTTCCGCGTGCTCCATTTCGCGACCCATGGGCTGGTCACTCCGCCCGAACCAGGGTGTCCGGCGCGGCCTGCGCTGCTGACTTCGTTCGGCTCAGGCACGTCCGACGGCCTGCTTTCGTTCGAGGAAATCTTCGATCTCGATCTCGACGCCGATATCGTAATCCTGTCTGCCTGCGACACGGCCGGTGAAGCCAGCATCGAGGCCACAAGGGCTGCCGGGGTGGGCAGTGGCGGCGGAACCGCGCTCGATGGCCTGGTCCGGTCATTCATCGGGGCCGGCGGCAGAGCGGTCATGGCCAGTCACTGGCCCGCTCCGGACGACTACAGCGCAACTGAACGGCTGATCTCGCAGATGTTCCGGGAAGGGCCCGGCTCCACGATCGGCGATGCGCTTGGCCGATCCCGCCTGGCATTGATGGACGATCCGCTCACCTCGCATCCTTACTATTGGGGTGGTTTCTCGCTCATCGGCGACGCCGCCCGCCCGCTGCTTCGGGAGGTGCGATTGGACACTGCGCTGGCTTCTGACCTGACCTCGGGCATGGGACAATGA
- a CDS encoding nitroreductase — MMNVTEAVQTRRSVRAFLDQPVEREVLAAILEKARRSPSGGNTQPWHGIVLTGEPLQSLFARVALELPRGRDAFAPEYNVYPPELDGAYEVRRRGVGEAMYGALDIPKDNKTGRLMWFARNFQAFGAPVLMLVHTPKYMGPPQWSDIGMWLQTIGLLCREAGLDTCYQEAWAVYAPQIREVVDIPEDHIFFCGVAIGYRDPQAPVNAFPVARAPLDESVRWGGWS, encoded by the coding sequence ATGATGAACGTAACCGAAGCTGTCCAGACACGCCGCTCCGTCCGCGCTTTCCTCGACCAGCCGGTCGAGCGCGAAGTGCTGGCCGCTATCCTCGAAAAGGCCCGTCGATCCCCCTCGGGCGGGAACACCCAGCCCTGGCACGGGATCGTGCTGACGGGCGAACCGCTCCAGAGCCTGTTCGCCCGGGTGGCGCTGGAATTGCCCAGAGGTCGCGATGCTTTTGCGCCCGAATACAACGTCTACCCGCCCGAGCTTGACGGTGCCTATGAAGTGCGTCGGCGCGGTGTGGGTGAAGCCATGTATGGCGCGCTCGACATCCCCAAGGACAACAAGACCGGCCGCCTGATGTGGTTCGCGCGCAATTTCCAGGCCTTCGGTGCACCGGTGCTGATGCTGGTTCACACGCCGAAGTACATGGGCCCGCCGCAGTGGTCGGACATTGGCATGTGGCTCCAGACCATCGGCCTGCTCTGCCGGGAGGCGGGGCTGGACACCTGCTACCAGGAAGCCTGGGCGGTCTATGCGCCGCAGATCCGGGAAGTCGTCGACATCCCGGAGGATCACATCTTTTTCTGCGGGGTCGCAATCGGCTACCGTGATCCTCAAGCACCGGTCAACGCCTTTCCAGTGGCGCGTGCTCCGCTGGACGAATCCGTCAGATGGGGCGGTTGGAGCTAG
- the cobT gene encoding cobaltochelatase subunit CobT has product MADKTPLELFKQALTVTARAVAREPEVEVAWSADAPSAAGNNFRVPLPGRALPPEQATEARGFADSFALRLRHHNAGLHDRNAPSEPVARACYDAVEQVRYEALGANNFSGMRGNLDAAVELRTATDPITRAQGEGEVPLQTALALMLREALTGAPVPQRARAGVEMVREFIEARTGGDFEALALSIDNQKAFQSLALDMLQHLELTRPDDDGSADEDDGDEDEGQDEQQDEGEDQSDGNEPQTTEMAGEMAEGDGDSDSQTEMESSSDMAEGEQGEDGEEGMLPVRPNRPWTDIPNDFEYKYFTDRFDEVVEAPELCDSEELDRLRAYLDSQLTGLQSIVTRLANRLQRRLMAQQNRSWDFDQEEGLLDAARLARVVISPGQSLSYKVERDQEFKDTIVTLLIDNSGSMRGRPISIAAISADILARTLERCGVKTEILGFTTRAWKGGQSREAWLADGKPPHPGRLNDLRHIIYKKADEPWRRARRNLGLMMREGLLKENIDGEALLWAHQRLLGRTEDRRILMVISDGAPVDDSTLSVNNAGYLEQHLRRVIEWIEKSSPVQLAAIGIGHDVTRYYKKSVTIMDVEQLGGTIIEQLAGLFEVE; this is encoded by the coding sequence GTGGCCGACAAGACACCTCTCGAGCTGTTCAAGCAGGCGCTGACCGTTACGGCACGTGCCGTCGCGCGCGAACCTGAGGTCGAGGTCGCCTGGAGCGCCGACGCGCCGAGCGCTGCGGGAAACAATTTCCGCGTGCCTTTGCCGGGGCGCGCCCTGCCGCCGGAACAGGCGACCGAGGCACGCGGCTTTGCCGACAGCTTCGCCCTGCGGCTGCGGCACCACAACGCCGGGCTGCATGACCGCAACGCGCCGAGCGAACCGGTCGCGCGGGCCTGCTACGATGCGGTCGAGCAAGTCCGCTATGAAGCATTGGGTGCCAACAATTTCAGCGGGATGCGCGGCAATCTTGATGCCGCAGTCGAGCTGCGCACGGCGACCGATCCGATTACCCGTGCGCAGGGCGAAGGGGAGGTTCCGCTCCAGACCGCGCTGGCGCTGATGTTGCGCGAGGCGCTGACCGGTGCGCCGGTGCCGCAACGGGCGCGGGCCGGTGTGGAAATGGTCCGCGAATTCATCGAGGCCAGGACAGGTGGGGACTTCGAGGCGCTGGCCCTGTCAATCGACAACCAGAAGGCATTCCAGTCGCTTGCCCTCGACATGTTGCAGCATCTCGAGCTGACCCGTCCTGATGATGATGGCTCCGCCGACGAGGACGATGGCGACGAGGATGAGGGCCAGGACGAGCAGCAGGACGAGGGTGAGGACCAGTCCGACGGCAATGAACCCCAGACCACCGAAATGGCCGGGGAGATGGCTGAAGGCGACGGGGATAGTGACAGTCAGACCGAGATGGAATCGTCTTCGGACATGGCCGAAGGCGAGCAGGGCGAGGATGGCGAGGAAGGCATGTTGCCGGTCCGCCCGAACCGCCCCTGGACCGACATTCCGAACGATTTCGAATACAAGTACTTCACCGACCGGTTCGATGAAGTGGTCGAAGCGCCCGAGCTGTGCGACAGCGAGGAGCTGGACCGCCTGCGTGCCTACCTCGACAGCCAACTGACCGGCCTGCAGTCGATCGTGACCCGGCTCGCCAATCGTCTCCAGCGCCGCCTGATGGCGCAGCAGAACCGGAGCTGGGATTTCGACCAGGAAGAGGGCCTGCTCGATGCGGCACGGCTCGCCCGCGTCGTCATCAGCCCTGGCCAGTCGCTGAGCTACAAGGTCGAGCGCGACCAGGAGTTCAAGGATACGATCGTTACGCTGCTGATCGACAATTCCGGCTCTATGCGGGGCCGGCCGATCAGCATTGCCGCGATCAGCGCCGACATCCTGGCCCGCACCCTTGAGCGGTGCGGGGTCAAGACCGAGATACTCGGCTTCACCACCCGTGCGTGGAAAGGCGGGCAGAGCCGCGAAGCCTGGCTTGCCGATGGCAAACCACCGCACCCCGGGCGCCTCAACGACCTCCGCCACATCATCTACAAGAAGGCCGACGAACCCTGGCGCCGCGCGCGCCGCAACCTCGGGCTGATGATGCGCGAGGGGCTGCTGAAGGAAAACATCGACGGCGAGGCGCTGCTGTGGGCGCACCAACGCCTGCTGGGCCGGACCGAAGACCGCCGCATCCTGATGGTGATTTCTGATGGTGCGCCGGTCGATGACTCGACGCTCAGCGTCAACAACGCCGGATACCTCGAACAGCACCTGCGCCGGGTGATCGAATGGATCGAGAAGAGCTCGCCCGTGCAGCTCGCCGCGATCGGCATTGGCCATGATGTGACGCGCTATTACAAGAAATCGGTCACGATCATGGACGTGGAGCAGCTTGGCGGCACGATCATCGAGCAGCTGGCCGGATTGTTCGAGGTGGAATGA
- the fsa gene encoding fructose-6-phosphate aldolase, producing MKFFVDTAEIADIKDLAATGLLDGVTTNPSLIAKSGRDFMEVTREICGIVDGPVSAEVVALDHETMMKEAEVLRKIADNVCIKVPLTIDGLKTCKALTGEGTMVNVTLCFSANQALLAAKAGATFISPFVGRHDDNGFDGMDLIRDIRLIYDNYDFRTEILVASVRHVVHVLESARIGADVMTAPPAVIKSLFKHVLTDKGIEGFLADWAKTGQSIL from the coding sequence ATGAAATTCTTCGTCGACACCGCCGAAATCGCTGACATCAAGGATCTGGCCGCCACTGGCCTGCTTGATGGCGTCACCACCAATCCCAGCCTGATCGCCAAGTCCGGGCGGGATTTCATGGAAGTGACGAGGGAAATCTGCGGCATCGTGGATGGGCCGGTCTCCGCCGAGGTCGTTGCGCTCGACCACGAAACGATGATGAAAGAAGCTGAAGTCCTGCGCAAGATCGCGGACAACGTCTGCATAAAGGTGCCGCTGACGATTGACGGGCTGAAGACCTGCAAGGCGCTGACGGGCGAGGGCACGATGGTCAACGTCACGCTCTGCTTCTCCGCCAACCAGGCGCTGCTGGCGGCGAAGGCGGGGGCTACCTTCATCAGCCCGTTCGTAGGCCGGCATGATGACAACGGGTTCGACGGGATGGACCTGATCCGCGATATCCGCCTGATCTATGACAACTACGATTTCCGAACCGAAATCCTCGTCGCCAGCGTGCGCCATGTCGTCCACGTGCTGGAAAGCGCGCGGATCGGTGCGGACGTTATGACCGCACCCCCTGCCGTCATCAAGAGCCTGTTCAAGCACGTGCTGACCGACAAAGGCATCGAAGGCTTCCTCGCCGACTGGGCCAAGACCGGGCAGAGCATTCTCTAG